Proteins encoded in a region of the Takifugu flavidus isolate HTHZ2018 chromosome 10, ASM371156v2, whole genome shotgun sequence genome:
- the etfb gene encoding electron transfer flavoprotein subunit beta → MSGRVLVGVKRVIDYAVKIRVKPDNTGVVTDGVKHSMNPFCEIAVEEAVKLKEKKLIKEVVAVSCGPQQAQETIRTALAMGADRGIHVEVSGKDYDTLGPLQVSKIMAALAKKEDAQLVILGKQAIDDDCNQTGQMTAALLDWPQGTFASEVAIEGDKVKVVREIDGGLETIRIKTPAVITADLRLNTPRYATLPNIMKAKKKKIVNMKPADLGVDLTSRLEQLRVDEPPQRQAGVKVETVADLVGKLKETGRI, encoded by the exons ATGTCTGGCCGCGTTCTCGTTGGCGTTAAGCGTGTAATTGATTACGCTGTTAAG ATTCGCGTGAAGCCGGACAATACAGGCGTGGTGACTGATGGCGTGAAACACTCGATGAACCCCTTCTGTGAGATCGCTGTGGAGGAAGCAGtcaagctgaaggagaagaagcttATTAAAGAGGTTGTTGCTGTCAGCTGCGGGCCACAGCAGGCACAG GAGACCATCCGCACTGCCCTTGCTATGGGAGCAGACCGTGGAATTCATGTTGAAGTATCTGGGAAAGATTATGACACCCTTGGACCTCTGCAGGTGTCCAAAATCATGGCTGCTTTGGCCAAGAAAGAAGATGCTCAGCTAGTCATCCTTGGCAAACAA GCCATCGATGATGACTGCAATCAAACAGGCCAGATGACCGCAGCCCTATTAGACTGGCCTCAG GGGACCTTTGCATCTGAAGTGGCAATAGAGGGGGACAAAGTTAAAGTGGTGAGAGAGATTGATGGAGGCCTCGAGACTATCAGGATAAAGACACCTGCAGTGATCACCGCTGATCTTCGACTTAACACTCCGAGATACGCCACCCTCCCTAATATCATG aaagccaagaagaagaagatagTTAACATGAAACCTGCCGATTTAGGAGTGGATCTGACATCACGACTGGAACAGCTGCGCGTAGACGAGCCCCCACAGAGACAGGCAGGGGTGAAGGTAGAGACGGTGGCAGATCTGGTGGGCAAACTGAAGGAGACTGGGAGGATATAG
- the vsig10l gene encoding V-set and immunoglobulin domain-containing protein 10-like isoform X1, translating into MMQISEYISFKSVFLLILLCFSYQGAHCELVVSPAGPSDVKVLAGSRVTLAVSFSGASDPVVTWFIRDLPVVTWTIASFEPPDIAADRRTVLTIESNGSLTFLNVPVSYTDSYTVEMTKSGLGKSRTTFSLKVYDNIENVLLSMQPDFATEGAARFTLHYSILQGVVEQQMWLFHGIEINSNSHYSVENRSLVVLKPTRNDTGQYTLLLTNPFSSATAHSNVTVRYGPDEPTLEAHPAKPFYISGDSLALSCRADGFPQPTVEWLFGGQTFSHARVLNITDVQTSQGGEYTCLLRNEETIKQREKIIHLKVYERPLGTPVCSVQSVNNTELQYQCQWLAGSPPAQLSFPVLSNSSSGAAIFSLNVTAVNTLDGKPVTCIADHPVEKTNCDITARSPAKFLPAVRTTVDSEGKIVVSIRCVSEASPTAAVLWTDGHRALTNGTTYQIISDATQLNIHHYNVSNFLLNNYTCVCRNPLGSQSRQTRLKGPSISDSSLFPNQNGTIITLTWEVPPMSIVTGFDIQMKGPGLLSQNHHGIEDRSASSRFHTIQQKPGSARSTDVFYLDPDLTYRFRVIPKARVTEGEPSKVLKIGPGGGLSGPAIAGIAAGIPCSLLVLLLLLGVVVYLWIYCDNKRSQRTRYPLSRGGEKKVTTQIDKTPQNVSTGGLKIAPDYNRLQQAPSERSVALPNFVPPPPVRVATTV; encoded by the exons atgatgcaaATTTCTGAATACATTAGCTTCAAGTCAGTGTTTCTCcttattttactttgtttttcttatcAAG GGGCCCACTGTGAGCTGGTTGTTTCTCCTGCTGGTCCCTCTGACGTGAAGGTTTTAGCCGGGAGTCGAGTAACCCTGGCCGTGTCCTTCAGTGGTGCCTCTGACCCAGTGGTTACCTGGTTTATCAGAGACCTTCCTGTCGTCACCTGGACAATTGCATCTTTTGAGCCTCCAGACATTGCAGCAGACAGACGGACCGTGCTGACGATTGAAAGTAATGGATCCCTTACATTTTTAAACGTGCCTGTCTCCTATACCGACAGCTACACGGTTGAAATGACAAAGTCTGGGCTGGGAAAGTCACGGACTACTTTCAGCCTGAAAGTATATG ACAACATCGAGAACGTGCTGTTGAGTATGCAGCCAGATTTCGCCACAGAGGGAGCAGCGCGGTTCACCCTCCACTACAGCATTCTGCAAGGAGTGGTAGAGCAGCAGATGTGGTTATTCCATGGCATCGAGATAAATAGCAACTCTCACTACTCGGTGGAAAACAGGAGCCTGGTGGTCCTTAAGCCGACCCGAAATGATACAGGACAGTACACCTTATTATTGACAAACCCCTTCAGCAGCGCAACAGCGCACAGCAACGTCACCGTGCGGT ATGGACCAGATGAGCCCACCCTTGAGGCCCACCCGGCTAAGCCTTTTTACATATCAGGAGACTCTCTGGCTCTTTCCTGCCGAGCTGATGGCTTCCCACAGCCAACTGTGGAGTGGCTCTTCGGTGGGCAGACCTTCTCCCACGCCAGAGTGCTCAATATAACAGATGTGCAGACCAGTCAAGGGGGTGAATACACATGTTTGTTGCGCAACGAGGAGACAATAAAACAACGGGAAAAGatcattcatttaaaagtctATG AGAGACCGTTGGGTACCCCTGTGTGCTCTGTGCAGTCAGTAAATAATACTGAATTGCAGTACCAGTGTCAGTGGTTGGCAGGAAGCCCTCCGGCACAGCTTTCCTTCCCAGTTTTGAGCAACTCCAGCAGCGGTGCTGCTATCTTCAGTTTAAATGTCACCGCCGTAAATACCCTCGATGGGAAACCTGTCACCTGCATTGCTGACCACCCAGTCGAAAAGACCAACTGTGACATTACTGCGC GTAGTCCAGCCAAGTTCCTACCAGCTGTGAGAACGACAGTTGACTCTGAGGGCAAAATAGTGGTCAGTATCCGCTGTGTCAGCGAGGCGTCACCCACAGCTGCGGTGTTGTGGACCGACGGCCACAGAGCACTCACCAATGGGACAACCTACCAGATCATCAGTGACGCCACACAGCTCAACATTCACCATTATAATGTTAGCAACTTCCTCCTCAACAACTATACGTGCGTCTGCCGCAACCCACTGGGCAGCCAGTCCAGGCAAACGAGGTTAAAAG GACCGTCCATCTCAGATTCCAGTTTGTTCCCCAATCAAAATGGTACCATCATCACACTAACCTGGGAGGTCCCGCCGATGTCTATTGTTACAG GCTTTGATATTCAGATGAAAGGACCGGGCCTCCTGAGCCAAAACCACCATGGAATCGAAGACAGAAGCGCCTCAAGCAGATTTCACACCATCCAGCAGAAACCCGGCAGCGCTCGCAGCACAGATGTCTTTTACCTCGATCCAGACTTGACATATAGGTTCCGGGTGATACCTAAAGCCCGTGTGACAGAGGGAGAGCCCTCCAAAGTTCTGAAAATTGGTCCAG GCGGTGGGCTGAGCGGACCCGCCATCGCTGGCATTGCAGCTGGAATCCCCTGCAGCCTCCTCGTGCTGTTGCTTCTGCTGGGTGTGGTCGTCTACCTCTGGATCTACTGTGACAACAAAAGAA GCCAGAGGACTAGATATCCACTGTCAAGAGGGGGCGAGAAG AAAGTGACAACCCAAATTGATAAAACTCCTCAAAATGTGTCAACAGGAGGTCTTAAAATTGCCCCAGATTACAACAGGTTACAGCAG GCTCCTTCTGAAAGATCTGTGGCTCTCCCCAACTTTGTCCCCCCACCACCCGTCAGAGTGGCTACAACTGTTTAA
- the vsig10l gene encoding V-set and immunoglobulin domain-containing protein 10-like isoform X2 produces MVSYNIENVLLSMQPDFATEGAARFTLHYSILQGVVEQQMWLFHGIEINSNSHYSVENRSLVVLKPTRNDTGQYTLLLTNPFSSATAHSNVTVRYGPDEPTLEAHPAKPFYISGDSLALSCRADGFPQPTVEWLFGGQTFSHARVLNITDVQTSQGGEYTCLLRNEETIKQREKIIHLKVYERPLGTPVCSVQSVNNTELQYQCQWLAGSPPAQLSFPVLSNSSSGAAIFSLNVTAVNTLDGKPVTCIADHPVEKTNCDITARSPAKFLPAVRTTVDSEGKIVVSIRCVSEASPTAAVLWTDGHRALTNGTTYQIISDATQLNIHHYNVSNFLLNNYTCVCRNPLGSQSRQTRLKGPSISDSSLFPNQNGTIITLTWEVPPMSIVTGFDIQMKGPGLLSQNHHGIEDRSASSRFHTIQQKPGSARSTDVFYLDPDLTYRFRVIPKARVTEGEPSKVLKIGPGGGLSGPAIAGIAAGIPCSLLVLLLLLGVVVYLWIYCDNKRSQRTRYPLSRGGEKKVTTQIDKTPQNVSTGGLKIAPDYNRLQQAPSERSVALPNFVPPPPVRVATTV; encoded by the exons ATGGTGAGTT ACAACATCGAGAACGTGCTGTTGAGTATGCAGCCAGATTTCGCCACAGAGGGAGCAGCGCGGTTCACCCTCCACTACAGCATTCTGCAAGGAGTGGTAGAGCAGCAGATGTGGTTATTCCATGGCATCGAGATAAATAGCAACTCTCACTACTCGGTGGAAAACAGGAGCCTGGTGGTCCTTAAGCCGACCCGAAATGATACAGGACAGTACACCTTATTATTGACAAACCCCTTCAGCAGCGCAACAGCGCACAGCAACGTCACCGTGCGGT ATGGACCAGATGAGCCCACCCTTGAGGCCCACCCGGCTAAGCCTTTTTACATATCAGGAGACTCTCTGGCTCTTTCCTGCCGAGCTGATGGCTTCCCACAGCCAACTGTGGAGTGGCTCTTCGGTGGGCAGACCTTCTCCCACGCCAGAGTGCTCAATATAACAGATGTGCAGACCAGTCAAGGGGGTGAATACACATGTTTGTTGCGCAACGAGGAGACAATAAAACAACGGGAAAAGatcattcatttaaaagtctATG AGAGACCGTTGGGTACCCCTGTGTGCTCTGTGCAGTCAGTAAATAATACTGAATTGCAGTACCAGTGTCAGTGGTTGGCAGGAAGCCCTCCGGCACAGCTTTCCTTCCCAGTTTTGAGCAACTCCAGCAGCGGTGCTGCTATCTTCAGTTTAAATGTCACCGCCGTAAATACCCTCGATGGGAAACCTGTCACCTGCATTGCTGACCACCCAGTCGAAAAGACCAACTGTGACATTACTGCGC GTAGTCCAGCCAAGTTCCTACCAGCTGTGAGAACGACAGTTGACTCTGAGGGCAAAATAGTGGTCAGTATCCGCTGTGTCAGCGAGGCGTCACCCACAGCTGCGGTGTTGTGGACCGACGGCCACAGAGCACTCACCAATGGGACAACCTACCAGATCATCAGTGACGCCACACAGCTCAACATTCACCATTATAATGTTAGCAACTTCCTCCTCAACAACTATACGTGCGTCTGCCGCAACCCACTGGGCAGCCAGTCCAGGCAAACGAGGTTAAAAG GACCGTCCATCTCAGATTCCAGTTTGTTCCCCAATCAAAATGGTACCATCATCACACTAACCTGGGAGGTCCCGCCGATGTCTATTGTTACAG GCTTTGATATTCAGATGAAAGGACCGGGCCTCCTGAGCCAAAACCACCATGGAATCGAAGACAGAAGCGCCTCAAGCAGATTTCACACCATCCAGCAGAAACCCGGCAGCGCTCGCAGCACAGATGTCTTTTACCTCGATCCAGACTTGACATATAGGTTCCGGGTGATACCTAAAGCCCGTGTGACAGAGGGAGAGCCCTCCAAAGTTCTGAAAATTGGTCCAG GCGGTGGGCTGAGCGGACCCGCCATCGCTGGCATTGCAGCTGGAATCCCCTGCAGCCTCCTCGTGCTGTTGCTTCTGCTGGGTGTGGTCGTCTACCTCTGGATCTACTGTGACAACAAAAGAA GCCAGAGGACTAGATATCCACTGTCAAGAGGGGGCGAGAAG AAAGTGACAACCCAAATTGATAAAACTCCTCAAAATGTGTCAACAGGAGGTCTTAAAATTGCCCCAGATTACAACAGGTTACAGCAG GCTCCTTCTGAAAGATCTGTGGCTCTCCCCAACTTTGTCCCCCCACCACCCGTCAGAGTGGCTACAACTGTTTAA
- the lim2.5 gene encoding lens intrinsic membrane protein 2.5, whose product MMYSFMGGGLFCAIVGNILLVVSTATDYWMQYRLSGSFAHQGLWRYCMSGKCYMQTDSIAYWNATRAFMILSAMSCFAGIIAGILSFAHFSAFERFNRSFAAGIMFFVSTLFVLLAMAIYTGVTVNFLGKRFGDWRFSWSYILGWVALLMTFFAGIFYMCAYRMHECRRVAGPR is encoded by the exons ATGATGTACAGCTTCATGGGAGGGGGCTTATTTTGTGCCATTGTGGGGAACATCCTGTTGGTGGTCTCAACAGCGACAGACTACTGGATGCAGTACCGTCTCTCTGGCAGCTTTGCCCATCAAGGCCTGTGGAGGTACTGCATGTCTGGGAAATGCTACATGCAGACTGACAGCATCG cctaCTGGAACGCCACTCGCGCCTTCATGATCCTGTCGGCCATGTCGTGCTTTGCTGGAATCATCGCTGGGATCCTCTCTTTTGCCCACTTTTCAGCCTTCGAGAGGTTCAATCGCTCCTTTGCTGCTGGCATCATGTTCTTCGTTTCGA CTCTCTTTGTTCTGCTTGCAATGGCTATTTACACGGGGGTGACAGTGAACTTCCTGGGTAAGCGCTTTGGCGACTGGCGTTTCTCCTGGTCGTACATACTAGGCTGGGTGGCACTGCTGATGACCTTCTTtgcag GTATATTCTACATGTGCGCCTACAGAATGCACGAATGCAGAAGAGTGGCTGGCCCACGTTGA
- the LOC130532283 gene encoding uncharacterized protein LOC130532283 isoform X1 has protein sequence MKHSNFPFSVSIPPVFAAARAGLQSCLWILSFLCVLCFSQPCVGAFRLLCHPSLTKFKPCTAFNSEDQDQMSREFHGRTALFGQITNGDCSLKIERIRMDDARVFEVALKRADDFLWGKPRRFNLDVVDTPEAPIISGMLTATEGQLVSVNCSVNYYCPSRPPILQWIWERGDQLNITKPPEIQTVFPEHHRPLMLASLSFTVSHRVKPRLRCEASYPGAKALTASKDLHVTFSPKDVAVQVESKIVKEGGNALLVCTCKADPPAFQYHWSYSQQGRTMYLRQRTHTVRVFNVTRDMRVRCSAQNLIGRGESQLTPLNILYKPVILQVSSTCVLEDSVVTCHCSVDSNPKAAVTWSVNGTVPPHDYNLSVTSQPDELTAVLRGHMDAPQTVICFAVNILGNDSLLLLLPAGGGETLSLSMVLIPAAAICSVLLLLLVFYCCCCCYRKRAKKEILNRDPVMYPGGTGISTDQMSLYINCTEVTHIYTNGSYQLVYQNSTPLFVHTKQVCPMGRRGGERRRRRQQTRRRGGAGGGDVGVDRIGGLGVREIREEDGRAVADAETAIYLEIL, from the exons aTGAAACACTCCAACTTCCCCTTCTCTGTGTCCATTCCTCCAGTCTTTGCAGCTGCCAGAGCTGGGCTGCAATCATGCTTGTGGATTCTCTCCTTTTTGTGTGTCCTCTGCTTTTCG CAGCCTTGTGTAGGGGCATTCAGACTCTTGTGCCATCCGTCCCTGACCAAATTCAAGCCCTG TACTGCTTTCAACAGTGAGGACCAAGATCAGATGAGCAGAGAATTCCACGGCCGCACAGCCCTCTTTGGACAAATCACTAATGGAGACTGCTCACTAAAGATCGAAAGGATCCGAATGGATGATGCGCGGGTGTTCGAGGTTGCTCTGAAGAGAGCTGATGACTTTCTCTGGGGAAAGCCGAGGAGGTTCAATTTGGATGTTGTGG ATACTCCAGAGGCTCCGATCATCAGTGGCATGCTGACAGCCACAGAGGGGCAACTGGTCTCTGTGAACTGCTCGGTCAACTATTactgcccctccagacctccCATCCTGCAATGGATTTGGGAGAGAGGAGATCAGCTGAACATCACTAAGCCTCCGGAGATACAGACAGTTTTCCCAGAGCATCATAGACCCTTGATGTTGGCCTCTCTATCCTTCACCGTGTCACACCGAGTAAAGCCCAGGCTCAGATGTGAAGCCAGTTACCCAGGAGCCAAAGCACTGACAGCCTCTAAGGATCTGCACGTGACAT TTTCACCCAAAGATGTTGCAGTTCAGGTTGAGTCCAAGATAGTGAAGGAAGGGGGCAACGCCTTGTTGGTCTGCACATGTAAAGCTGATCCACCGGCATTTCAGTACCATTGGTCTTACAGCCAACAGGGCCGCACCATGTACCTCCGCCAGCGCACGCACACGGTTCGAGTGTTTAACGTCACACGAGACATGAGGGTGCGCTGCTCGGCACAGAACCTCATTGGTCGAGGAGAGTCCCAGCTTACGCCGCTGAACATTCTGt ACAAACCGGTCATCCTGCAGGTCTCCTCCACCTGTGTTCTGGAAGATTCGGTGGTAACATGTCATTGTTCGGTCGACTCCAACCCAAAAGCAGCTGTCACCTGGAGTGTGAATGGGACCGTACCACCTCATGATTACAACTTATCTGTAACATCTCAGCCTGACGAGCTAACTGCTGTTCTGAGGGGCCACATGGACGCACCTCAGACGGTGATTTGTTTTGCTGTCAACATACTCGGAAACGactccctgctgctgttgctgcctgctggtggaggag AGACACTCTCCTTATCGATGGTGTTGATACCTGCTGCAGCCATATGCTCAgttttgctgcttctgttggtcttttactgctgctgctgctgctaccgaAAAAGAGCTAAAAA AGAAATTCTTAACCGTGACCCAGTCATGTACCCTGGAGGAACGGGAATTTCTACGGACCAAATGTCGCTTTACATCAACTGCACAGAAGTGACTCATATCTACACCAATGGAAGCTACCAGCTTGTTTACCAGAACTCCACACCTCTCTTTGTCCACACCAAGCAG GTATGTCCAATGGGCagaagagggggggaaagaagaagaagacgacaacaaacaaggagaagaggaggagcaggaggaggagatgtgggTGTAGACAGAATTGGTGGTTTGGGAGTCAGAGAAATAAGAGAGGAAGATGGTAGAGCTGTGGCAGATGCAGAGACAGCCATCTACCTGGAAATCCTCTGA
- the LOC130532283 gene encoding sialic acid-binding Ig-like lectin 5 isoform X2, translating to MLVDSLLFVCPLLFAALCRGIQTLVPSVPDQIQALVGSCVIIPCSFTPPAPHFHRKAKKETVSIRLSFRGGSHFFPLRSTAFNSEDQDQMSREFHGRTALFGQITNGDCSLKIERIRMDDARVFEVALKRADDFLWGKPRRFNLDVVDTPEAPIISGMLTATEGQLVSVNCSVNYYCPSRPPILQWIWERGDQLNITKPPEIQTVFPEHHRPLMLASLSFTVSHRVKPRLRCEASYPGAKALTASKDLHVTFSPKDVAVQVESKIVKEGGNALLVCTCKADPPAFQYHWSYSQQGRTMYLRQRTHTVRVFNVTRDMRVRCSAQNLIGRGESQLTPLNILYKPVILQVSSTCVLEDSVVTCHCSVDSNPKAAVTWSVNGTVPPHDYNLSVTSQPDELTAVLRGHMDAPQTVICFAVNILGNDSLLLLLPAGGGETLSLSMVLIPAAAICSVLLLLLVFYCCCCCYRKRAKKEILNRDPVMYPGGTGISTDQMSLYINCTEVTHIYTNGSYQLVYQNSTPLFVHTKQVCPMGRRGGERRRRRQQTRRRGGAGGGDVGVDRIGGLGVREIREEDGRAVADAETAIYLEIL from the exons ATGCTTGTGGATTCTCTCCTTTTTGTGTGTCCTCTGCTTTTCG CAGCCTTGTGTAGGGGCATTCAGACTCTTGTGCCATCCGTCCCTGACCAAATTCAAGCCCTGGTAGGCTCCTGTGTCATTATTCCGTGCTCCTTcactcctccagcacctcaTTTTCACAGGAAAGCGAAGAAGGAAACAGTTAGCATCCGCCTGAGTTTCAGAGGTGGCAGCCACTTCTTTCCTCTTCGCAGTACTGCTTTCAACAGTGAGGACCAAGATCAGATGAGCAGAGAATTCCACGGCCGCACAGCCCTCTTTGGACAAATCACTAATGGAGACTGCTCACTAAAGATCGAAAGGATCCGAATGGATGATGCGCGGGTGTTCGAGGTTGCTCTGAAGAGAGCTGATGACTTTCTCTGGGGAAAGCCGAGGAGGTTCAATTTGGATGTTGTGG ATACTCCAGAGGCTCCGATCATCAGTGGCATGCTGACAGCCACAGAGGGGCAACTGGTCTCTGTGAACTGCTCGGTCAACTATTactgcccctccagacctccCATCCTGCAATGGATTTGGGAGAGAGGAGATCAGCTGAACATCACTAAGCCTCCGGAGATACAGACAGTTTTCCCAGAGCATCATAGACCCTTGATGTTGGCCTCTCTATCCTTCACCGTGTCACACCGAGTAAAGCCCAGGCTCAGATGTGAAGCCAGTTACCCAGGAGCCAAAGCACTGACAGCCTCTAAGGATCTGCACGTGACAT TTTCACCCAAAGATGTTGCAGTTCAGGTTGAGTCCAAGATAGTGAAGGAAGGGGGCAACGCCTTGTTGGTCTGCACATGTAAAGCTGATCCACCGGCATTTCAGTACCATTGGTCTTACAGCCAACAGGGCCGCACCATGTACCTCCGCCAGCGCACGCACACGGTTCGAGTGTTTAACGTCACACGAGACATGAGGGTGCGCTGCTCGGCACAGAACCTCATTGGTCGAGGAGAGTCCCAGCTTACGCCGCTGAACATTCTGt ACAAACCGGTCATCCTGCAGGTCTCCTCCACCTGTGTTCTGGAAGATTCGGTGGTAACATGTCATTGTTCGGTCGACTCCAACCCAAAAGCAGCTGTCACCTGGAGTGTGAATGGGACCGTACCACCTCATGATTACAACTTATCTGTAACATCTCAGCCTGACGAGCTAACTGCTGTTCTGAGGGGCCACATGGACGCACCTCAGACGGTGATTTGTTTTGCTGTCAACATACTCGGAAACGactccctgctgctgttgctgcctgctggtggaggag AGACACTCTCCTTATCGATGGTGTTGATACCTGCTGCAGCCATATGCTCAgttttgctgcttctgttggtcttttactgctgctgctgctgctaccgaAAAAGAGCTAAAAA AGAAATTCTTAACCGTGACCCAGTCATGTACCCTGGAGGAACGGGAATTTCTACGGACCAAATGTCGCTTTACATCAACTGCACAGAAGTGACTCATATCTACACCAATGGAAGCTACCAGCTTGTTTACCAGAACTCCACACCTCTCTTTGTCCACACCAAGCAG GTATGTCCAATGGGCagaagagggggggaaagaagaagaagacgacaacaaacaaggagaagaggaggagcaggaggaggagatgtgggTGTAGACAGAATTGGTGGTTTGGGAGTCAGAGAAATAAGAGAGGAAGATGGTAGAGCTGTGGCAGATGCAGAGACAGCCATCTACCTGGAAATCCTCTGA